From Agromyces sp. SYSU T00194, a single genomic window includes:
- a CDS encoding carbohydrate ABC transporter permease: protein MSIPPTFVAEEVRTPQPDDSPVRIPERIAGVERRQVVARASLFMGLAHLTVLGLRWKGAAFALVEVAFLASLPVIIDRIVGLVTLGTPQPTVPIKERDNSLFMMVDGVLVLAVVAVFAAVYAISIRSALADYRVGARRANTSARHQLSAIGSRAFPVLGLTPMVVLILFFVIVPLVFSALVAFTNYSSPQHIPPGNTVDWVGFDNFGSMLGGDQTWTQALVRVFIWTTVWAILAVATCYFGGMILAVVLHESKIVIKPVFQAIFILPYAIPAVVSLLVWRNMLNGAFGAVNKTLLELGIIDTAIPWLTEPNLARFMVVLINLWCGFPYFMLLTMSAMTAIPQDVREAAALDGATGVQRFRYVTLPLVLYQTAPLIIMSFAMNFNNFGAIFFLTNGGPTVADTTVTGAGATDILVSWLYEITIGLMRYNYGSVVAVMIFLVLAPFAIMQFRRTRSFKGEM from the coding sequence ATGAGCATCCCTCCCACCTTCGTCGCGGAGGAGGTGCGCACCCCGCAACCCGACGACTCGCCGGTCCGTATTCCTGAGCGGATCGCAGGAGTCGAACGGAGGCAGGTCGTCGCGCGCGCATCGCTGTTCATGGGCCTGGCCCACCTGACCGTGCTCGGCCTGCGCTGGAAGGGCGCCGCCTTCGCGCTGGTCGAGGTCGCGTTCCTCGCGTCGCTTCCGGTGATCATCGACCGCATCGTTGGCCTGGTCACGCTGGGCACCCCGCAGCCCACCGTCCCCATCAAGGAGCGGGACAACTCGCTGTTCATGATGGTCGACGGCGTCCTCGTGCTGGCCGTGGTCGCCGTGTTCGCCGCCGTCTACGCGATCTCCATCCGCAGCGCACTCGCCGACTACCGCGTCGGCGCCCGTCGCGCCAACACGAGCGCGCGCCACCAGCTCTCGGCGATCGGGTCGCGCGCCTTCCCGGTGCTCGGGCTCACGCCGATGGTGGTGCTCATCCTCTTCTTCGTCATCGTGCCGCTGGTCTTCTCGGCGCTGGTGGCGTTCACCAACTACTCGTCCCCCCAGCACATCCCGCCGGGCAACACGGTCGACTGGGTCGGGTTCGACAACTTCGGCAGCATGCTCGGCGGCGACCAGACCTGGACCCAGGCGCTCGTCCGGGTGTTCATCTGGACGACCGTGTGGGCGATCCTGGCCGTCGCGACCTGCTACTTCGGCGGGATGATCCTCGCGGTCGTGCTGCACGAGTCGAAGATCGTGATCAAGCCGGTCTTCCAGGCCATCTTCATCCTGCCGTACGCGATCCCGGCCGTCGTCTCGCTGCTCGTCTGGCGCAACATGCTCAACGGGGCCTTCGGCGCGGTGAACAAGACGCTGCTGGAACTCGGGATCATCGACACCGCGATCCCGTGGCTGACCGAGCCCAACCTGGCGCGGTTCATGGTCGTCCTCATCAACCTCTGGTGCGGGTTCCCGTACTTCATGCTGCTCACGATGAGCGCGATGACCGCGATCCCGCAGGACGTGCGCGAGGCGGCGGCCCTCGACGGGGCGACGGGCGTGCAGCGGTTCCGGTACGTCACGCTCCCGCTGGTGCTTTACCAGACGGCGCCGCTGATCATCATGTCGTTCGCGATGAACTTCAACAACTTCGGTGCGATCTTCTTCCTCACCAACGGCGGGCCGACCGTCGCGGACACCACCGTCACCGGTGCGGGCGCGACCGACATCCTGGTCAGCTGGTTGTACGAGATCACGATCGGCCTCATGAGGTACAACTACGGGTCGGTCGTCGCGGTGATGATCTTCCTGGTCCTGGCACCGTTCGCGATCATGCAGTTCCGGCGCACCCGTTCGTTCAAGGGAGAGATGTGA
- a CDS encoding sugar ABC transporter permease → MRLDRFGSVVWSTIVFFGCLLLTFVVLWPITYTLSSAFSPGRSAAALSPVPFASGFTFANFEYLFTETLYPRWFMNSFIIALSVSLGTLLIASLAAYVFSRFDFTFKGSILTSMIVLQIFPSFVGMIAIYVILSRIGALDTLWGLVLVYLAGNLPYSIWLVKSYLDTIPQGLDEAARIDGASHLRIFATIILPISKPILVFLAVTTFAAPWMDFIFPKLILRSPEQQTLALGLISFVSEKNQDFTTFAAGAIIVAIPFMIFFLATQRTLITSLATGALKE, encoded by the coding sequence ATGCGCCTCGACAGGTTCGGTTCGGTCGTCTGGAGCACGATCGTCTTCTTCGGATGCCTGCTGCTGACGTTCGTGGTCCTCTGGCCGATCACGTACACCCTGAGCTCGGCGTTCTCGCCCGGGCGCTCGGCCGCGGCGCTGTCCCCGGTGCCGTTCGCGAGCGGATTCACCTTCGCGAACTTCGAGTACCTGTTCACCGAGACCCTGTACCCGCGTTGGTTCATGAACTCGTTCATCATCGCGCTCAGCGTCTCGCTCGGCACGTTGCTGATCGCGTCGCTCGCGGCGTACGTGTTCTCGCGGTTCGACTTCACGTTCAAGGGTTCGATCCTGACCAGCATGATCGTGCTGCAGATCTTCCCGTCGTTCGTGGGCATGATCGCGATCTACGTGATCCTGTCGCGGATCGGTGCGCTCGACACCCTGTGGGGCCTCGTCCTCGTCTACCTCGCGGGAAACTTGCCGTACTCGATCTGGCTCGTGAAGAGCTACCTCGACACGATCCCGCAGGGGCTCGACGAGGCCGCGCGCATCGACGGCGCCTCCCATCTGCGCATCTTCGCAACGATCATCCTGCCGATCTCGAAGCCGATCCTCGTCTTCCTCGCGGTGACGACGTTCGCGGCGCCGTGGATGGACTTCATCTTCCCGAAGCTCATCCTCCGCAGCCCCGAGCAGCAGACCCTCGCGCTGGGCCTGATCAGCTTCGTCTCGGAGAAGAACCAGGACTTCACGACGTTCGCGGCCGGCGCGATCATCGTGGCGATCCCGTTCATGATCTTCTTCCTCGCGACCCAGCGGACGCTCATCACGTCACTGGCCACGGGAGCGCTCAAGGAGTAG
- a CDS encoding glycosyl hydrolase 53 family protein, translated as MGWGRGARAWCATAAAAGIIATGLTAAPAAAEVPGEIAVPNASFEEWTAPDSWVASEWSMTSTVWVSDAAARTGTYSQALSQWNGASTLSQSLTAPEGSYDVSLFVWANEGLGSSALVANGASAPIASGGATQIDGSLTWDEVVVEDVPVGADGVLDIEIVLDTFTSTTLVGYIDDVTVVPAGGDGGEPEPTDSFVTEPGFEDEGVAWDVGGELIAGGRSDSASSVRHDATGTQETSQVIEGLEDGYYRLTAWIQNDGGYDEAFVFASGGGESEARTAVPRTNFPYDAADAWKRTTLRGVHVTSGQLEVGLRTTGDTAGTVRIDDVHLVQDDGPYEMLIGGDISLLTYTEDFGGRYSDADGQVRDPLEILADNGWNVVRIRVYNDPGKGRGDGTYYVPEGYSDVADALELSRRAAAAGLQIQLSFHYSDYWTNPGIQMIPSAWQELIDGASDADAVDILEGEVHDFTEGVLVQMAAQGTPPQYVSIGNETRSGMLFPYGSTGNWPNLVRFHNAGAEAVRAVVPDAQVIIHLDDGGNTSTYQTYFTNADGQGADYDIIGTSYYPYWTNKSAAQFASFATTISQQFDKPILVMETGFNWHPETGAGDEGQLRHNGPYGTLEDSTPELQRDFMIELFNELQNVPGGMAIGDLYWDPMEIYAGGQTGWAYLESTDTVDVNVIDNTTLFDFEGGALPVLDAYRLNTRGSATGTVAGSVVDAAGQPVAGATVTLGSDGADDRTVATNEYGDYYFARMSPGDHTVEAAEAGLGGTSPVPVSVSAGSRTDADLELSGEQALSSVTGTVHDVDGAPIAGALVRIAGDEYASPRLAGADGGYAFPAVPDGEYTLTVIQDGYVTRSLDIVSGADVAQSIELIEDVGSVSGQVVAPDGAPLGGATVRVGGREATVQVDGSFLVEQVASGTGIVATATLDGYLDTISAPFTVEHSQTTSGVRIVLPLELDVVNGSFETAGAGGEATADGWTFTSEPAGAGIRQDRTHFGGTIDGTYAATFWLDAAYAAGLEQTVPVDETGVYTARAYVYSGVNGTLTMYLKNAAGEVVAEQQVPRNSGPQPVEVVAEVGGSEFTIGFGVDGESGDWAVIDLVTAGYLGTEVPGTDDPPSWDEEAFYQPGDRITYDGSVYEAFRPARTEVPGANPYGAWQEIVSDGDTAVWTPSRIFHAGDVVSHEGALYEARHYSRNQEPGTGAGNAWVPSS; from the coding sequence ATGGGATGGGGTAGGGGCGCACGAGCGTGGTGCGCGACAGCAGCCGCGGCGGGGATCATCGCCACCGGCCTGACCGCCGCACCGGCGGCTGCGGAGGTGCCGGGCGAGATCGCGGTGCCGAACGCCAGCTTCGAGGAGTGGACGGCTCCGGACAGCTGGGTCGCTTCGGAGTGGTCGATGACCTCGACCGTCTGGGTCTCGGATGCGGCTGCGCGCACGGGCACGTACTCGCAGGCGCTCAGCCAGTGGAATGGGGCGTCCACGCTCTCGCAGTCGCTGACGGCACCCGAGGGCAGCTACGACGTGTCGCTCTTCGTCTGGGCGAACGAGGGCCTCGGGTCGAGCGCGCTCGTTGCGAACGGTGCATCCGCGCCCATCGCGAGCGGTGGCGCCACGCAGATCGACGGATCGCTGACCTGGGACGAGGTCGTGGTCGAGGACGTCCCGGTCGGGGCCGACGGCGTGCTCGACATCGAGATCGTGCTCGACACGTTCACCTCGACCACCCTGGTGGGATACATCGACGATGTGACGGTGGTGCCGGCCGGCGGCGACGGCGGAGAGCCCGAGCCGACCGACTCGTTCGTGACGGAGCCGGGCTTCGAGGACGAGGGCGTCGCCTGGGACGTCGGCGGGGAGCTGATCGCCGGCGGCCGGAGCGACTCGGCCTCCTCCGTGCGCCACGACGCCACCGGTACGCAGGAGACGTCGCAGGTCATCGAGGGCCTGGAGGACGGCTACTACCGGCTGACGGCGTGGATCCAGAACGACGGCGGGTACGACGAGGCGTTCGTGTTCGCCTCGGGTGGCGGCGAGTCCGAGGCGCGCACGGCCGTGCCCCGCACGAACTTCCCCTACGACGCGGCCGATGCCTGGAAGCGGACGACCCTCCGTGGCGTCCACGTGACCAGCGGGCAGCTCGAGGTGGGTCTCCGCACCACCGGTGACACCGCCGGCACCGTGCGCATCGACGACGTCCACCTCGTGCAGGACGACGGCCCGTACGAGATGCTCATCGGCGGCGACATCTCGCTGCTGACGTACACCGAGGACTTCGGCGGACGGTACTCCGACGCCGACGGGCAGGTGCGCGACCCGCTCGAGATCCTGGCCGACAACGGCTGGAACGTCGTGCGCATCCGCGTCTACAACGACCCCGGCAAGGGTCGTGGCGACGGTACCTACTACGTGCCCGAGGGGTATTCCGACGTGGCGGACGCGCTCGAGCTCTCGCGGCGCGCCGCTGCCGCGGGCCTGCAGATCCAGCTGTCGTTCCACTACAGCGACTACTGGACCAACCCGGGCATCCAGATGATCCCGAGTGCCTGGCAGGAACTGATCGACGGGGCGAGCGACGCCGATGCAGTGGACATCCTCGAGGGTGAGGTCCACGACTTCACCGAGGGCGTCCTCGTGCAGATGGCTGCCCAGGGCACGCCGCCCCAGTACGTGTCGATCGGCAACGAGACCCGTTCGGGGATGCTCTTCCCGTATGGCTCGACGGGGAACTGGCCGAACCTGGTCCGCTTCCACAACGCCGGTGCCGAGGCGGTGCGCGCGGTCGTGCCGGACGCCCAGGTGATCATCCACCTCGACGACGGCGGCAACACGAGCACCTACCAGACGTACTTCACGAACGCCGACGGCCAGGGTGCGGACTACGACATCATCGGTACGTCGTACTACCCGTACTGGACCAACAAGTCCGCAGCGCAGTTCGCGTCGTTCGCGACGACGATCTCGCAGCAGTTCGACAAGCCGATCCTCGTGATGGAGACCGGCTTCAACTGGCACCCGGAGACGGGTGCGGGCGACGAGGGCCAGCTCCGGCACAACGGACCGTACGGCACGCTCGAGGACAGCACGCCGGAGCTCCAGCGCGACTTCATGATCGAGCTGTTCAACGAGCTCCAGAACGTGCCCGGCGGCATGGCGATCGGCGACCTGTACTGGGACCCGATGGAGATCTACGCCGGAGGACAGACCGGCTGGGCCTACCTGGAGTCGACCGACACGGTCGACGTCAACGTCATCGACAACACGACGCTGTTCGACTTCGAGGGCGGCGCGCTGCCGGTGCTCGACGCGTATCGCCTGAACACGCGCGGTTCCGCCACCGGCACCGTCGCGGGTTCGGTGGTGGACGCCGCCGGACAGCCCGTCGCCGGAGCGACGGTGACCCTGGGTTCCGACGGAGCGGATGACCGCACGGTCGCGACGAACGAGTACGGCGACTACTACTTCGCGCGGATGTCGCCCGGCGACCACACGGTCGAGGCGGCGGAGGCCGGACTCGGCGGCACGTCGCCGGTCCCGGTCTCGGTCAGCGCGGGAAGCCGCACCGACGCCGACCTGGAGCTCTCCGGCGAGCAGGCGCTCAGCTCGGTCACCGGCACGGTCCACGACGTGGACGGTGCGCCGATCGCGGGTGCGCTGGTGCGGATCGCGGGCGACGAGTACGCCTCGCCGCGCCTCGCGGGCGCCGACGGCGGCTACGCCTTCCCGGCGGTTCCCGACGGCGAGTACACGCTCACGGTGATCCAGGACGGCTACGTTACGCGTTCGCTCGACATCGTGAGCGGTGCGGATGTCGCGCAGTCGATCGAGCTCATCGAGGACGTCGGATCGGTGAGCGGCCAGGTCGTCGCGCCGGACGGCGCGCCGCTCGGCGGCGCGACGGTGCGGGTCGGCGGCCGGGAGGCGACCGTGCAGGTCGACGGGTCGTTCCTCGTCGAGCAGGTCGCGTCCGGCACCGGAATCGTCGCCACGGCGACGCTGGACGGGTACCTCGACACGATATCGGCGCCGTTCACGGTCGAGCACAGCCAGACCACGTCGGGCGTGCGGATCGTGCTGCCGCTCGAGCTCGACGTCGTCAACGGCAGCTTCGAGACGGCCGGTGCGGGCGGCGAGGCGACCGCGGACGGCTGGACGTTCACGAGCGAGCCCGCGGGCGCCGGGATCCGCCAGGACCGCACGCACTTCGGCGGCACCATCGACGGCACCTATGCGGCGACCTTCTGGCTCGACGCCGCCTACGCGGCAGGGTTGGAGCAGACGGTCCCCGTCGATGAGACCGGCGTGTACACCGCACGCGCGTACGTGTACTCGGGCGTCAACGGCACGTTGACGATGTACCTGAAGAACGCCGCCGGCGAGGTCGTGGCCGAGCAGCAGGTTCCGCGCAACTCGGGCCCGCAGCCGGTCGAGGTCGTCGCGGAGGTCGGCGGGTCCGAGTTCACCATCGGGTTCGGCGTCGACGGCGAGTCGGGCGACTGGGCGGTCATCGACCTGGTCACCGCGGGGTACCTCGGCACCGAGGTGCCCGGCACCGACGACCCGCCGAGCTGGGACGAGGAGGCGTTCTACCAGCCGGGTGACCGCATCACCTACGACGGGAGCGTCTACGAGGCGTTCCGGCCCGCGCGCACGGAGGTCCCCGGGGCCAACCCGTACGGCGCGTGGCAGGAGATCGTGAGCGATGGCGACACCGCGGTGTGGACGCCGTCGCGGATCTTCCACGCCGGCGACGTGGTGTCCCACGAGGGCGCGCTCTACGAGGCACGGCACTACAGCCGCAACCAGGAGCCCGGCACGGGCGCGGGCAACGCCTGGGTGCCGAGCTCGTAG
- a CDS encoding glycosyl hydrolase 53 family protein: protein MRFIPRRAQAREHDPVRQRRIRLVVGLALSALLGGVMVAAPPQSQPAEAVGPNLLVNPGFESGITGWTNIGQTQAVSSPTGDAHSGTRSLRHGANGKWKVNTVQTLTGLTTGTYALTAWVRNPQGAQAGLQAYSCGDPAAQSLELPTTSSWTRVTLVVSVLTSSCTVGIWSNDRRTELFADDFHFSVLDHTEARTMAVGGDITYRRLTADAGGVWSTSNGVPQDVLDVLAADSFNLARIRIYNEPGNFVTVDGDSVQLQPGWQDLDDAVLNAQAAEARGMELFISLHYSDFWTNPGLQIVPEAWQGYSQAQLEDAAYDYTREVMQTLQAAGVTPEYISIGNEINNAVAGIDRYANPAGYYAFLAAASAGVRSVSSSTQIVIHLTTPGEWLYNDWITLADTYGLDYDIMGLSLYPFWTDMSIASLANFATWVSDLADRQTMVVEVGYPWTTSAYDPGGTTLIEGNGLDPDGPENYGATQAGQLRYLKEYFRAMQVTGSVDGIAYWDPIAIDLGDPDPNGWIVGGDNAVEDTTLFDYSSEHRATSGLEAFSTW, encoded by the coding sequence ATGAGATTCATCCCTCGTCGAGCTCAGGCACGCGAGCACGACCCCGTACGGCAACGGCGCATCAGGCTGGTCGTCGGCCTCGCCCTGTCCGCGCTGCTCGGAGGCGTCATGGTGGCCGCGCCGCCGCAGTCGCAGCCGGCGGAGGCCGTCGGCCCGAACCTGCTCGTCAATCCAGGATTCGAGAGCGGAATCACCGGCTGGACGAACATCGGGCAGACGCAGGCCGTCTCGTCGCCCACCGGCGATGCGCACTCGGGTACGCGAAGCCTGCGGCACGGCGCGAACGGCAAGTGGAAGGTGAACACGGTCCAGACACTCACCGGACTCACGACCGGGACCTACGCCCTGACGGCCTGGGTGCGCAATCCGCAGGGCGCGCAGGCGGGGCTCCAGGCCTACTCCTGCGGCGACCCCGCGGCGCAGTCGCTCGAACTGCCCACGACCTCGTCCTGGACCCGGGTCACGCTGGTGGTGTCCGTGCTCACGTCGTCGTGCACCGTGGGCATCTGGAGCAACGATCGCCGCACCGAGCTGTTCGCCGACGACTTCCACTTCAGCGTGCTCGATCACACCGAGGCGCGCACGATGGCGGTCGGCGGGGACATCACCTACCGCAGGCTCACCGCGGACGCCGGCGGCGTGTGGTCGACCTCGAACGGCGTCCCGCAGGACGTGCTCGACGTGCTCGCCGCCGACTCGTTTAACCTCGCGCGCATCCGCATCTACAACGAGCCCGGCAACTTCGTCACCGTCGACGGGGACTCGGTGCAGTTGCAGCCCGGATGGCAGGACCTCGATGACGCCGTGCTGAACGCGCAGGCGGCCGAGGCGCGGGGCATGGAGCTCTTCATCTCGCTCCACTACAGCGACTTCTGGACCAATCCGGGCCTCCAGATCGTTCCCGAGGCATGGCAGGGGTACAGCCAGGCGCAGCTGGAGGATGCCGCGTACGACTACACGCGCGAGGTGATGCAGACCCTGCAGGCGGCAGGAGTCACTCCCGAGTACATCTCGATCGGGAACGAGATCAACAACGCCGTGGCAGGCATCGACCGGTACGCAAATCCCGCCGGCTACTACGCCTTCCTGGCTGCCGCATCCGCCGGTGTCCGGTCGGTGTCGTCGTCGACACAGATCGTGATCCACCTCACGACGCCGGGTGAGTGGCTGTACAACGACTGGATCACCCTCGCCGACACCTACGGCCTCGACTACGACATCATGGGCCTGTCGCTCTACCCGTTCTGGACCGACATGTCGATCGCCTCGCTCGCGAACTTCGCGACCTGGGTCAGCGACCTTGCCGACCGGCAGACCATGGTGGTCGAGGTCGGCTACCCGTGGACGACGAGTGCGTACGACCCCGGCGGCACGACCCTGATCGAGGGGAACGGCCTCGACCCCGACGGTCCGGAGAACTACGGGGCGACGCAGGCGGGTCAGCTGCGGTACCTGAAGGAGTACTTCCGGGCCATGCAGGTGACCGGGAGCGTCGACGGGATCGCCTACTGGGATCCGATCGCGATCGATCTCGGCGACCCCGACCCGAACGGCTGGATCGTCGGCGGCGACAACGCGGTCGAGGACACCACGCTGTTCGACTACTCCAGCGAGCACCGGGCGACGAGCGGCCTCGAGGCCTTCTCGACCTGGTGA
- a CDS encoding ABC transporter ATP-binding protein yields MSHRSRPRDGAPDGLADDLGVDPDRPGRSLINLLRPYRARLAGITVIFAVKDSANWGIPLITAAAIDVVVAGGPLDSIGVLALIALVLLGQVYPTHLLFTRLYMSMVRSIAVTLRSTVTSRLQALSIGYYARTSAALMQSKVVRDVENVELMFGQIGNPVGSATMIFIGAIVMTAINVPQFLPVYALTLPLGIGVWWAMRRKAHRRNEAFRLQMEQYARRVGEMTALMPITRAHGLEQISFDRVAHDAEGVRDRGLRLDMINGHFGAASWITMQVLAMSCFLGAAAVSVSGLVAITPGQVVLLGTYFTMLTNTVMMVLNLMPIIARGRESIRSLGEVLHEPDLERNEGKEAVDEVVGGFRIEDLTVVFPPESEPALDSIDLAIPPGQTVALVGASGSGKSTLVNSVLGFVRPTSGRILLDGRDMETVDLRTVRRHVSVVPQESVLFEGSIRENVTYGLGDVSESRLAAALREANALEIVDALPEGLDTLVGERGARLSGGQRQRISIARALIRDPRVLILDEATSALDSQSERKVQVALDRLMRGRTTLIVAHRLSTVRHADRIVVLERGRIVETGTHEELLELGGRYRRLWDLQFS; encoded by the coding sequence ATGTCACATCGCTCGCGCCCCCGCGACGGCGCACCCGACGGGCTCGCTGACGACCTCGGCGTCGATCCCGACCGACCCGGCCGCTCCCTGATCAACCTGCTCCGGCCGTACCGCGCGCGCCTCGCCGGCATCACGGTCATCTTCGCAGTCAAGGACAGCGCCAACTGGGGCATCCCCCTCATCACCGCGGCCGCGATCGACGTCGTCGTCGCAGGCGGCCCGCTCGACTCGATCGGCGTGCTCGCGCTCATCGCGCTGGTGCTGCTCGGCCAGGTCTACCCGACGCACCTGCTGTTCACCCGCCTGTACATGAGCATGGTCCGCAGCATCGCGGTGACGCTGCGGAGCACGGTGACCTCCCGGCTCCAGGCGCTCTCGATCGGCTACTACGCCCGCACCAGCGCCGCGCTCATGCAGAGCAAGGTGGTGCGCGACGTCGAGAACGTGGAGTTGATGTTCGGGCAGATCGGCAATCCGGTCGGCTCCGCGACGATGATCTTCATCGGTGCGATCGTCATGACGGCGATCAATGTGCCGCAGTTCCTCCCCGTGTACGCGCTCACGCTCCCTCTGGGTATCGGCGTCTGGTGGGCGATGCGCCGGAAGGCGCATCGCCGGAACGAGGCGTTCCGCCTGCAGATGGAGCAGTATGCGAGGCGCGTCGGGGAGATGACCGCCCTGATGCCGATCACGCGGGCGCACGGGCTCGAGCAGATCTCGTTCGACCGGGTCGCGCATGACGCCGAGGGCGTGCGCGACCGCGGCCTGCGGCTCGACATGATCAACGGCCACTTCGGTGCCGCAAGCTGGATCACGATGCAGGTCCTCGCGATGTCGTGCTTCCTCGGCGCGGCAGCCGTCTCCGTCTCGGGACTCGTCGCGATCACGCCGGGCCAGGTGGTGCTGCTCGGCACCTACTTCACCATGCTGACGAACACGGTGATGATGGTGCTGAACCTGATGCCCATCATCGCTCGCGGAAGGGAGTCGATCCGCTCGCTCGGCGAGGTGCTCCACGAGCCCGACCTCGAGCGCAACGAGGGCAAGGAGGCCGTCGACGAGGTGGTCGGCGGATTCCGCATCGAGGACCTCACCGTCGTCTTTCCACCCGAATCGGAGCCTGCGCTGGACTCGATCGATCTCGCGATCCCGCCCGGGCAGACCGTCGCGCTCGTCGGGGCGTCGGGGTCGGGGAAGTCCACCCTCGTCAACTCGGTGCTGGGATTCGTGCGGCCGACCTCGGGGCGGATCCTCCTCGATGGTCGCGACATGGAGACGGTCGACCTCCGAACCGTCCGACGGCACGTCTCGGTCGTCCCCCAGGAGTCGGTGCTCTTCGAGGGATCGATCCGCGAGAACGTGACGTACGGCCTCGGCGACGTCAGCGAGTCGCGGCTCGCCGCGGCCCTACGCGAGGCGAACGCGCTCGAGATCGTGGACGCGCTGCCCGAGGGGCTGGACACGCTCGTCGGGGAACGCGGCGCACGGCTCTCCGGCGGGCAGCGCCAGCGGATCTCCATCGCCCGCGCCCTCATCCGCGACCCTCGGGTGCTGATCCTCGACGAGGCGACGAGCGCCCTCGACTCGCAGTCCGAGCGGAAGGTGCAGGTAGCCCTCGACCGCCTCATGCGGGGCCGCACCACCCTGATCGTCGCCCACCGCCTCTCGACCGTCCGGCACGCCGACCGCATAGTGGTGCTGGAGCGCGGGCGGATCGTGGAGACCGGCACCCACGAGGAACTGCTGGAGCTCGGTGGGCGCTATCGGCGACTCTGGGACCTGCAGTTCAGCTGA
- a CDS encoding acetylxylan esterase, with protein sequence MPRFDLPENELHAYRPDVREPADFDAFWADTISEARAAGEGIRLDRVESPLETVDVFDLRFPGFGGHPIAGWVVAPRDRSGRLPAIVEYIGYTGGRSFPHEHLRWASSGYVHVIMDTRGQGSQGSMGITPDPVGSGPAVSGFVTRGIESPETYYYRRVFTDAVRAVDAARAIDFVDPEQVVVAGASQGGGITLAAAGLAGGLAAALPDIPFLTHFERAVGFTESTPYEEVAIYLRAHRDAVERAFTTLSYFDGVNFAKRATAPALFSTALMDVVCPPSTVFAAKNWYAGTAEIDVFPFNGHEGGGPSSWPRQAEWLARVLAVRGA encoded by the coding sequence ATGCCGCGCTTCGACCTGCCCGAGAACGAGCTCCACGCCTACCGACCCGACGTACGCGAACCGGCGGACTTCGACGCCTTCTGGGCGGACACGATCTCCGAGGCACGCGCGGCAGGCGAGGGCATCCGACTCGACCGGGTCGAATCGCCGCTCGAGACCGTCGACGTGTTCGACCTCCGGTTCCCCGGCTTCGGCGGACACCCCATCGCCGGTTGGGTGGTCGCGCCCCGCGACCGCAGCGGGCGCCTGCCGGCGATCGTCGAGTACATCGGCTACACGGGCGGCCGGAGCTTCCCCCACGAACACCTCCGCTGGGCGTCGTCGGGATACGTCCACGTGATCATGGACACGCGGGGGCAGGGAAGCCAGGGCTCGATGGGCATCACTCCGGATCCGGTCGGGTCGGGACCCGCGGTGTCGGGCTTCGTGACGCGCGGCATCGAGAGCCCCGAGACGTACTACTACCGCAGGGTCTTCACGGACGCGGTGCGCGCGGTCGACGCCGCACGCGCGATCGACTTCGTCGACCCGGAGCAGGTCGTCGTCGCCGGCGCGAGCCAGGGCGGTGGCATCACGCTCGCGGCAGCCGGGCTCGCGGGTGGTCTCGCCGCAGCGTTGCCCGACATCCCGTTCCTCACGCACTTCGAACGCGCGGTGGGCTTCACCGAGTCGACCCCGTACGAGGAGGTCGCGATCTACCTGCGGGCGCACCGGGATGCGGTCGAGCGCGCCTTCACGACGCTCTCGTACTTCGACGGCGTGAACTTCGCCAAGCGCGCGACGGCGCCGGCGCTGTTCTCCACCGCCCTGATGGATGTGGTCTGCCCGCCGTCGACCGTGTTCGCCGCGAAGAACTGGTACGCCGGCACCGCCGAGATCGACGTGTTCCCGTTCAACGGCCACGAGGGCGGTGGCCCGTCGTCGTGGCCCCGGCAGGCCGAGTGGCTCGCGCGGGTGCTCGCAGTGCGAGGAGCGTGA